One stretch of Dokdonia sp. Hel_I_53 DNA includes these proteins:
- a CDS encoding DUF6691 family protein produces MRYFIYLIIGVFFGIVMFKSEAASWFRIYEMFQFGSFHMYGIIGSALVLGVLGVQIIKAKKIKTLDGSEMSLKPKDKSISRYLFGGVIFGLGWALSGACPGPMYVLAGAGYGSILIVIFGALLGTFLYGIVRKYLPH; encoded by the coding sequence ATGAGATATTTTATCTATTTAATAATTGGAGTGTTTTTCGGGATTGTGATGTTCAAATCTGAAGCTGCTTCTTGGTTTCGTATTTATGAAATGTTCCAATTTGGGAGTTTTCATATGTATGGTATTATTGGTTCTGCTCTAGTGCTTGGTGTATTGGGTGTACAGATCATTAAAGCAAAGAAAATTAAAACACTAGATGGTAGCGAGATGAGTCTCAAACCAAAGGATAAAAGCATATCTAGATATCTTTTTGGAGGCGTAATATTTGGTCTTGGCTGGGCGCTCTCTGGAGCTTGTCCAGGCCCTATGTATGTTCTTGCGGGTGCAGGTTATGGATCTATACTTATCGTAATTTTTGGTGCGTTATTAGGTACTTTTCTTTATGGAATAGTAAGAAAATATTTACCACACTAA
- a CDS encoding fasciclin domain-containing protein produces MKKSYIYSSMLLIAFISITLTSCETSSIYEDELSSISGIAVANPDFSTLEAAAVYGNVAGVLSNANPNDPSGDYTVFAPNDAAFARLGLTESTIGVLQQGFLTNDLLYHVSNGNLRGADIIDGSTSSSALQGLTRRFVERDGSLFVNGSRILATDIEAENGTIHVIDKVMIATGGNVVESAIALQSAQVFQTSELSYLVEAVLYAELAEALSNPDANFTVFAPNDQAFIDLGTALGLTFTEPADIRQLDKDLVTAVLLNHVFADVSADKFTSELNAGSFDALGDDDITLGEYTNGVLTVSGSGNDSPANMVIPDVQTTNGVVHVIDQVLLPIL; encoded by the coding sequence ATGAAAAAATCATATATATATAGTAGTATGCTTTTAATAGCATTTATTTCAATCACTCTAACATCTTGTGAAACATCAAGTATTTACGAAGATGAGCTTAGCTCAATTTCTGGAATAGCGGTTGCAAATCCAGATTTTAGTACACTTGAAGCAGCAGCTGTTTACGGCAATGTTGCAGGTGTTTTAAGTAATGCTAACCCAAATGATCCATCAGGAGATTATACTGTATTTGCACCAAATGATGCCGCTTTTGCGCGTTTAGGGCTCACAGAATCTACTATAGGTGTACTACAACAAGGTTTTTTAACTAATGATTTATTGTATCATGTTTCTAATGGAAATTTAAGGGGTGCTGATATTATAGATGGCTCTACATCAAGCTCTGCTCTGCAAGGCCTTACAAGAAGATTTGTTGAGCGTGATGGTTCTCTATTTGTGAATGGATCAAGAATTTTAGCAACAGATATCGAAGCTGAAAATGGTACGATACACGTAATTGATAAGGTGATGATCGCCACTGGTGGAAACGTTGTAGAATCTGCTATAGCCTTACAAAGTGCTCAAGTTTTTCAAACATCTGAACTTTCATATCTTGTAGAGGCTGTGTTGTATGCGGAACTTGCAGAGGCATTAAGTAATCCTGATGCAAATTTTACGGTATTTGCACCTAATGATCAAGCTTTTATAGATTTAGGCACGGCGCTTGGATTGACATTTACAGAGCCAGCTGATATTAGACAACTTGACAAAGATTTAGTAACTGCGGTACTTTTAAATCACGTATTTGCAGATGTGAGTGCAGACAAATTTACATCTGAATTGAATGCAGGTTCTTTTGATGCGCTTGGCGATGATGATATCACTTTAGGTGAATATACTAACGGTGTACTTACTGTAAGTGGTTCTGGAAATGATAGCCCAGCTAATATGGTAATCCCTGATGTACAAACAACTAATGGGGTGGTTCACGTAATTGATCAAGTATTATTGCCTATTCTATAA
- a CDS encoding MBL fold metallo-hydrolase: MTIKQFEYKPLAHYSYAIISDGKMAVVDPERDPSQYYAFAKANNAEIVAVIETHPHADFVSSHLEIHKTTGATIYNSEELGADYPHKSFDSGDHIELGQITLKAINTPGHSPDSITIVATQGDETAMFTGDTLFIGDVGRPDLREKAGNMQAKREELAEMMYETITTKFTDLPDDALVYPAHGAGSLCGKNLSDANSSTLGNERMGNWAFKKQTKEEFMDVLLDGQPFIPSYFGFDVDLNKTGADNLESSINGVPLSEGTTATGIIVDTRDEESFKNGHLEGSFNIQAVSDNAKFETWLGSIIKPEEKFTMVLDHKDSEKKLLNRIAKIGYEKIILKTITLPKDFLAITEKLDVQDFEKNPDNYTIVDIRNTSEIEEGKIFESALPHPLNELRDTASEIPTDKPIVVHCAGGYRSAAGSSILQSILEDVTIYDLSDDVKKFQD; encoded by the coding sequence ATGACTATAAAACAATTCGAATATAAGCCTCTAGCTCATTACTCTTACGCTATCATAAGCGATGGCAAAATGGCGGTAGTAGATCCAGAGAGAGACCCTTCACAGTATTACGCTTTCGCGAAAGCGAATAATGCAGAAATAGTAGCAGTAATTGAAACTCATCCCCATGCAGATTTTGTGAGCTCACATTTAGAAATTCACAAAACAACTGGCGCTACTATATATAATAGTGAAGAACTAGGCGCAGATTATCCTCACAAATCTTTTGATAGTGGTGATCACATTGAACTAGGACAAATAACACTTAAGGCAATTAACACTCCAGGTCACTCACCAGATAGCATCACAATTGTAGCAACTCAAGGTGATGAGACTGCCATGTTTACTGGTGACACTCTTTTTATAGGTGACGTAGGTAGACCAGATCTCAGAGAGAAAGCAGGTAATATGCAAGCTAAGAGAGAAGAGCTAGCAGAGATGATGTATGAAACAATTACAACAAAATTTACTGATTTGCCAGATGATGCTTTGGTATATCCTGCTCATGGTGCAGGTTCATTATGTGGTAAAAACCTAAGTGATGCAAATAGCAGTACATTAGGTAATGAGCGCATGGGAAATTGGGCCTTTAAAAAGCAGACTAAAGAGGAATTTATGGATGTGCTTCTTGATGGTCAACCATTTATACCATCTTATTTTGGTTTTGATGTAGATCTTAATAAAACGGGAGCAGATAATCTTGAATCATCAATTAATGGTGTACCATTATCTGAAGGCACAACCGCAACCGGAATTATTGTAGATACTAGAGATGAGGAATCTTTTAAAAATGGCCACTTAGAAGGTAGCTTTAATATACAAGCTGTTTCTGATAATGCTAAATTTGAAACTTGGTTAGGTTCTATTATTAAACCTGAAGAAAAGTTTACGATGGTGCTTGATCACAAAGATTCTGAAAAGAAACTATTAAATCGTATTGCAAAAATTGGCTATGAGAAAATTATTCTCAAGACTATAACCTTACCTAAAGATTTTCTAGCTATTACAGAAAAATTAGACGTCCAAGATTTTGAAAAAAATCCTGACAATTATACCATCGTAGATATACGTAATACAAGTGAAATTGAGGAAGGGAAAATTTTTGAAAGTGCTTTACCTCACCCACTTAATGAACTGAGAGACACTGCTAGTGAAATTCCTACTGATAAACCTATTGTTGTTCATTGTGCAGGAGGTTATAGAAGTGCTGCTGGAAGTAGTATACTACAAAGCATACTTGAAGATGTCACGATTTACGACCTAAGTGATGATGTGAAAAAATTTCAAGACTAA
- a CDS encoding YeeE/YedE family protein → MDVIYEPWPWYVAGPLIALVMFLLLITGKQFGMSSNLRTACSAVGCGKFSDFFKFDWKAQRWNLMVVLGAIIGGYIASVFLSDNTVVINPEIAQQLANDYQITSAGESYLPPEIFGYDALSNPGTNILLLIGGLLVGFGARYAGGCTSGHAISGLSNLQLPSLIAVIGFFIGGLVMIHLIYPLIF, encoded by the coding sequence ATGGATGTAATTTATGAACCATGGCCATGGTATGTTGCGGGGCCGCTCATTGCCTTAGTAATGTTTCTCCTGCTTATCACTGGTAAACAATTTGGGATGTCATCAAACTTACGTACCGCTTGTAGTGCTGTAGGCTGTGGCAAATTTTCAGATTTCTTTAAATTTGATTGGAAAGCACAACGATGGAACCTAATGGTTGTTCTAGGCGCAATTATAGGTGGCTATATAGCATCAGTATTTCTTAGTGACAATACAGTTGTTATTAATCCTGAGATTGCACAGCAACTGGCAAATGATTATCAGATAACTAGTGCTGGAGAAAGTTACTTACCACCAGAGATTTTTGGTTACGATGCGCTTTCAAATCCTGGAACTAATATCCTTTTACTTATAGGTGGATTACTTGTAGGTTTTGGCGCTAGGTATGCTGGCGGATGTACATCTGGACATGCAATATCTGGTTTAAGTAATTTACAACTGCCGTCGCTTATAGCAGTGATTGGTTTTTTTATAGGTGGACTCGTAATGATTCATTTAATTTACCCCTTAATATTTTAA
- a CDS encoding sulfite exporter TauE/SafE family protein, translating into MEIIDFLGYFGALLIGIVLGLIGGGGSILTVPILVYILAFNPVIATAYSLFIVGTTSLVGAIKNMIKGMVDLKTAIIFAIPAFIAVYSTRAFLVPAIPEELFNINGFMVTKNLAIMLFFAIVMLFASVSMIRNKSKESDENTEITYNYPLIIIEGLVVGTITGIVGAGGGFLIIPALVLFAKLPMKKAVATSLFIIAIKSLIGFIGDVQNLVIDWPFLLSFTTLSVVGIFIGIYLNRFIDGKKLKKAFGWFVLIMGVYIIIKELLM; encoded by the coding sequence ATGGAAATAATAGATTTTTTAGGCTATTTTGGTGCTCTTCTAATTGGTATCGTACTAGGATTGATAGGAGGTGGAGGCTCTATTCTAACTGTTCCTATCCTTGTATACATCCTTGCTTTTAATCCTGTTATTGCTACAGCCTATTCATTGTTTATTGTGGGAACCACATCTCTTGTAGGTGCGATTAAAAACATGATAAAAGGAATGGTTGATCTAAAAACAGCCATTATTTTTGCTATTCCAGCATTTATTGCTGTGTATAGCACTCGCGCATTTCTGGTTCCTGCAATCCCGGAAGAACTTTTTAATATTAATGGATTTATGGTTACAAAGAATCTTGCGATCATGCTATTCTTTGCCATAGTTATGTTATTTGCTTCTGTTTCAATGATTCGTAATAAAAGTAAAGAATCAGATGAAAATACTGAAATTACATACAATTATCCACTCATCATAATTGAAGGTTTAGTCGTAGGAACAATTACAGGTATCGTAGGTGCAGGCGGCGGTTTTTTAATTATACCAGCGTTAGTATTGTTTGCAAAACTGCCTATGAAAAAAGCAGTTGCTACATCCCTATTTATAATTGCAATAAAATCACTAATAGGTTTTATAGGGGATGTTCAAAATCTAGTGATAGATTGGCCATTTCTATTATCATTTACGACACTTTCTGTTGTAGGTATTTTTATCGGAATTTATCTTAATAGGTTTATTGATGGTAAAAAATTAAAAAAAGCATTTGGTTGGTTTGTCCTAATTATGGGCGTGTACATCATCATAAAAGAACTTTTAATGTAA
- a CDS encoding DUF421 domain-containing protein, producing the protein MENWIIASLPAIVKVVLSIVAIYIIMILLIRISGLRTFAKMSSIDFASTIAIGSVLAAVVMNNNQSIFKGATALAGIVLFQKSFAYLVRKFSFFKNMATNDPKLLMKDGVILYENLEQTNIGKGDLIAKLREANVLNFSEVHAVVLESTGDMSVLHSSDKNLQSDLLYGVSE; encoded by the coding sequence ATGGAAAATTGGATTATAGCATCTCTGCCAGCAATAGTAAAAGTTGTTTTGTCAATCGTAGCTATTTATATCATTATGATTCTATTAATTAGAATTTCAGGTCTAAGAACATTTGCAAAAATGTCAAGTATAGATTTTGCATCTACTATTGCAATTGGATCAGTTCTTGCTGCTGTAGTAATGAACAACAATCAGTCTATATTTAAAGGTGCTACGGCTCTTGCAGGGATTGTGTTATTTCAGAAGTCCTTTGCATATCTTGTAAGAAAATTTTCTTTCTTTAAAAATATGGCTACAAATGACCCAAAACTTTTAATGAAAGATGGAGTCATACTATATGAGAATCTTGAACAAACAAACATTGGCAAAGGTGATTTGATCGCTAAACTTAGAGAAGCAAATGTTTTGAACTTTTCAGAAGTACATGCGGTAGTGCTTGAAAGTACAGGAGATATGTCTGTACTACATAGCAGTGATAAGAATCTTCAAAGTGATTTGCTTTATGGAGTTTCAGAATAG
- a CDS encoding Crp/Fnr family transcriptional regulator codes for MLQELQIFYGSQFEHALLEEISKVGILKEFPEGSDLIKPGEYIRSMPLLLSGSIKIMRPDDQGDELLLYHLEKGDTCAMTMTCCMGNTKSEIHAISETPSRLLMIPIGKMEEWSSKYKTWRNFVFASYHTRMMELLESVDNIAFNNMDERLERYFDDKMKILNSKHIYTTHREIAADLHTSRVVISRLLKKMEHKDKIKLHRSFIEVL; via the coding sequence ATGCTTCAAGAACTTCAGATCTTTTATGGCTCTCAATTTGAACACGCTTTATTGGAAGAAATAAGCAAAGTAGGAATTTTAAAAGAATTTCCTGAGGGTAGTGATTTAATTAAACCTGGAGAATATATAAGATCAATGCCTCTCTTACTTTCAGGTAGTATAAAAATTATGAGACCTGACGATCAAGGAGATGAACTTCTATTATATCATCTAGAGAAAGGGGACACTTGCGCAATGACTATGACCTGCTGTATGGGCAATACTAAAAGTGAGATACACGCCATTTCAGAAACACCATCTAGATTATTAATGATCCCAATAGGTAAAATGGAAGAATGGTCAAGTAAATACAAAACGTGGCGCAATTTTGTTTTTGCAAGCTATCACACACGTATGATGGAACTTTTAGAAAGTGTAGATAATATTGCGTTTAATAATATGGACGAGCGACTCGAGCGTTATTTTGATGATAAAATGAAAATTCTCAATAGCAAGCATATTTATACCACACATAGAGAAATAGCTGCAGATTTGCACACAAGTAGAGTTGTTATCTCTAGATTACTTAAAAAAATGGAGCACAAGGATAAAATAAAACTACACCGCAGTTTTATTGAGGTCTTGTAA
- a CDS encoding ferritin-like domain-containing protein, which yields MKTLTDLFEHQLKDLYSAEDQIVNAFPKMVENATDTKLKEAFESHLSETKNQKDRLKSILDTLNIKPSGEKCKAMEGIIKEAEHFIKEDAADDVKDAGLIAQAQRVEHYEITGYGTVIRYAKELGHDDIASKLQKTLDEEYGADNKLTDMAEDRLNRKAKS from the coding sequence ATGAAAACATTAACTGACCTATTTGAACACCAACTAAAAGATTTATACAGCGCTGAAGATCAAATTGTAAATGCATTTCCAAAAATGGTGGAAAATGCAACGGACACAAAGCTTAAAGAAGCTTTTGAAAGTCACCTTTCTGAAACTAAAAACCAGAAAGATCGCCTTAAATCAATCTTAGATACACTAAATATAAAACCATCTGGTGAAAAGTGTAAAGCGATGGAAGGTATTATTAAAGAAGCAGAGCATTTTATTAAAGAAGATGCTGCAGATGATGTAAAAGATGCCGGTTTAATAGCTCAAGCGCAACGTGTAGAACATTATGAAATTACTGGATATGGAACAGTGATAAGATATGCCAAAGAACTTGGACATGATGATATTGCTTCAAAATTACAGAAAACTCTGGATGAAGAATATGGTGCAGACAATAAACTTACTGATATGGCAGAGGACAGACTTAACAGAAAAGCCAAAAGCTAA
- a CDS encoding toxin-antitoxin system YwqK family antitoxin, with the protein MMFLRFILLVCTTVCFSQTDKIYSKIYYDGEILKSEGWLQNDKRDGYWFFYNKEGELLKEGHYSQGKRTDWWILYGKDNTITKVQYNDDVKDGYALLYKNDKLYKAKKYSGDQLTGTWTSLKKFKRDNYF; encoded by the coding sequence ATGATGTTTCTAAGATTTATACTACTAGTATGTACCACTGTTTGCTTCTCCCAAACTGACAAGATATATTCTAAAATATATTATGACGGAGAAATACTAAAATCGGAAGGCTGGCTTCAAAATGACAAAAGAGATGGCTATTGGTTTTTTTATAACAAGGAAGGAGAGTTATTGAAAGAAGGACATTACTCTCAAGGGAAAAGAACCGATTGGTGGATTTTATATGGTAAAGATAATACGATCACCAAGGTTCAATATAATGATGATGTGAAAGATGGCTATGCACTCCTATATAAAAATGATAAGTTGTATAAAGCAAAGAAGTACAGTGGTGACCAATTGACCGGCACTTGGACTAGTTTAAAAAAGTTTAAAAGAGATAATTACTTTTAA
- the ftsZ gene encoding cell division protein FtsZ, with the protein MSTTQFDNITFDLPKNQSHVIKVIGVGGGGSNAINHMFQQGINGVDFVICNTDAQALENSTVPNKIQLGVGLTEGLGAGANPEVGEQAAIESEMDIKQMLGANTKMIFITAGMGGGTGTGAAPVIAKMARELDILVVGIVTIPFQFEGKMRNEQAQKGVDRLRAQVDSLIVINNNKLREVYGNLGFKAGFSKADEVLATASRGIAEVITHHYTQNIDLRDAKTVLSKSGTAIMGSATASGTSRANEAISKALDSPLLNDNKITGAKNVLLLIVSGGDEITIDEIGEINDHIQAEAGHSANIIMGVGEDESLGDAISVTIIATGFNAEQQNEIVNVETKKIIHTLEEEQKAQQDLMPDATVEIPTEAPVSPTKPTPPQKIIHTLNLDEVDNLTDKAGRLNIKSKPENPSESTKSGLFNNYQPTVNTSERKKVPAERDEIALPKATGNASQLSMDIIPSNEVLRNIEVTYDEVLAEREEDFEIIDTTSRKETKNINQDHQDSDGMLFFDMPLHKESQKNEITQETTQDGMIKFSLDEEEGISNMEVNEPVEVVPMTTNTDNSGKTTYSLEDYMELEENLSNAKPKCEDDNSNEENIVFETKTVPATPRHEETDEEVDPMNSPISKLLIDRAAERKRKMKEFNYKFHHNQSRIDEIEKQPAYKRMGINLEDAPHKDGGLSRTSISTDDNDEIQLRRNNSFLHDNVD; encoded by the coding sequence ATGAGTACGACACAATTTGATAACATAACATTTGACTTACCTAAGAACCAAAGCCACGTCATTAAAGTGATAGGTGTAGGTGGGGGAGGCAGTAACGCAATTAACCATATGTTCCAGCAAGGAATAAATGGAGTGGATTTTGTTATCTGTAACACAGATGCACAAGCACTTGAAAATAGCACAGTACCTAATAAAATACAACTTGGAGTTGGGTTAACGGAAGGGCTAGGTGCTGGTGCAAATCCAGAGGTAGGCGAGCAGGCAGCTATTGAGAGTGAGATGGATATCAAACAAATGTTGGGAGCCAATACCAAAATGATATTTATCACCGCTGGAATGGGAGGTGGTACGGGTACTGGAGCTGCTCCAGTAATCGCAAAAATGGCACGTGAATTGGATATCCTAGTCGTAGGGATAGTTACAATACCGTTTCAATTTGAAGGAAAGATGCGTAATGAGCAAGCTCAAAAAGGAGTAGATCGTTTACGTGCACAAGTAGACTCCTTAATTGTTATAAATAATAACAAACTACGTGAAGTTTACGGAAACCTAGGGTTTAAAGCTGGTTTTAGCAAAGCAGATGAAGTACTTGCTACCGCATCTAGAGGTATTGCAGAGGTTATTACGCATCACTACACCCAAAATATTGACCTTCGTGATGCAAAAACAGTACTTAGTAAGTCAGGAACAGCCATCATGGGTAGTGCAACTGCCAGTGGAACAAGTAGGGCTAACGAAGCAATTTCTAAAGCATTAGATTCACCACTACTTAACGACAATAAAATTACAGGTGCAAAGAACGTATTACTGCTTATTGTATCTGGTGGTGACGAGATTACTATTGATGAGATAGGGGAGATAAACGATCATATCCAAGCTGAGGCAGGTCATAGTGCAAACATAATCATGGGTGTTGGTGAAGATGAGTCTTTAGGAGATGCGATTTCTGTAACCATAATTGCTACTGGTTTTAATGCAGAACAACAAAATGAGATTGTAAATGTTGAAACTAAGAAAATCATACATACATTAGAAGAAGAGCAAAAAGCGCAACAAGATTTAATGCCAGATGCTACTGTAGAAATTCCTACTGAAGCTCCTGTTTCGCCCACTAAGCCTACTCCACCTCAAAAAATTATACATACTTTAAACCTAGATGAGGTAGATAATTTAACGGATAAAGCTGGTAGACTTAATATTAAGAGTAAACCAGAAAATCCGAGTGAGAGCACAAAATCAGGGTTGTTTAACAATTATCAACCTACTGTAAATACTAGCGAAAGAAAAAAAGTGCCTGCTGAGCGTGATGAGATTGCACTCCCAAAAGCGACAGGCAATGCGTCTCAACTTTCAATGGATATCATTCCTTCAAATGAAGTTTTACGCAATATTGAAGTCACATACGATGAAGTATTGGCAGAGCGAGAAGAGGATTTTGAGATCATAGACACCACTTCTCGTAAAGAAACTAAGAACATAAATCAAGATCATCAAGATAGCGACGGGATGTTATTTTTTGATATGCCACTCCATAAAGAGTCTCAAAAAAATGAAATTACTCAAGAAACTACTCAAGACGGAATGATAAAGTTTAGTCTCGATGAAGAAGAGGGTATATCTAACATGGAAGTAAACGAACCTGTAGAAGTTGTGCCTATGACAACAAACACAGATAATAGTGGTAAAACAACTTACAGCCTTGAGGACTATATGGAGTTAGAAGAAAATTTATCTAACGCAAAACCAAAATGTGAGGATGATAATTCTAATGAGGAAAACATCGTATTTGAAACCAAAACAGTTCCTGCAACACCTAGGCATGAAGAGACAGATGAAGAAGTAGACCCAATGAATAGTCCTATTTCTAAATTACTTATTGATCGAGCAGCTGAACGTAAACGTAAAATGAAGGAGTTTAATTATAAATTTCATCACAACCAGTCGCGTATAGATGAGATAGAAAAACAACCTGCATATAAGCGTATGGGTATAAATTTAGAAGATGCACCTCATAAAGATGGAGGTTTATCAAGAACGAGTATCTCTACAGATGATAATGATGAAATACAATTGAGACGTAACAACTCTTTTCTACACGATAATGTAGATTAA
- the ftsA gene encoding cell division protein FtsA, with protein MENQNIAVGLDIGTTKIVAMIGRYNEYNKVEILGIGKSKSLGVHRGVVNNITQTIQSVQQAVQEAEDVSGIKIEDVVVGIAGQHIRSLQHSDYITRNNSEEVIDAKDIDALCNQVHKLVMLPGEEIIHVLPQEYKVDGQSEIKEPIGMYGGRVEANFHVVVGQVASIRNIGRCVKSAGLKLDRITLEPLASANAVLSQEEKEAGVALIDIGGGTTDLAIFKDGIIRHTAVIPFGGNIITEDIKEGCSIIEKQAELLKIKFGSAWPGENKDNEIVSIPGLRGREPKEITLKNLSKIIHARVVEIIEQVYLEVKNYGHEEQKKKLIAGIVLTGGGSQLKHLKQLVEYITGMDTRIGYPNEHLAGDSDSDTTSPLYATAVGLVMNSLEHRNYKSNSEEEVIAQEEDAFTDTINEVPETDVEGRTEEKEMPRKSIFDRWADKFKDFLDNAE; from the coding sequence ATGGAAAATCAAAATATCGCAGTAGGACTGGACATAGGGACCACGAAGATCGTGGCGATGATAGGGCGGTACAATGAGTACAATAAAGTAGAAATCCTAGGTATTGGGAAGTCCAAAAGTTTAGGAGTACACAGAGGTGTGGTAAATAATATCACACAAACCATACAGTCCGTACAGCAAGCAGTACAAGAGGCAGAGGATGTCTCTGGAATTAAAATAGAAGATGTTGTGGTAGGTATTGCAGGTCAACATATTAGATCATTGCAACACAGTGACTACATCACTCGTAATAACTCAGAAGAAGTAATAGACGCAAAAGATATTGATGCACTTTGTAATCAAGTGCATAAGCTAGTTATGTTACCAGGTGAAGAGATTATTCATGTTTTACCACAAGAGTATAAAGTGGATGGACAGAGTGAGATCAAAGAGCCTATTGGGATGTATGGAGGTCGAGTAGAAGCAAACTTTCATGTTGTTGTAGGTCAAGTTGCGTCCATACGCAATATAGGAAGGTGTGTAAAAAGTGCGGGACTCAAGCTAGATCGTATCACATTAGAACCTTTGGCTTCTGCAAATGCAGTATTGAGTCAAGAAGAAAAAGAAGCAGGAGTAGCTCTAATTGATATAGGGGGTGGAACAACAGACCTAGCCATTTTTAAAGATGGAATTATCCGCCATACAGCTGTGATTCCTTTCGGTGGTAATATCATTACTGAAGATATTAAGGAAGGATGTTCTATTATCGAGAAGCAAGCAGAATTACTCAAGATTAAATTTGGATCTGCCTGGCCAGGAGAAAATAAGGATAATGAAATCGTTTCAATCCCAGGATTGAGAGGGAGAGAGCCTAAAGAAATAACACTTAAGAACCTTTCTAAAATCATCCACGCACGAGTCGTGGAGATTATTGAACAAGTATATCTCGAGGTTAAGAATTACGGTCATGAGGAGCAAAAGAAAAAATTAATTGCAGGCATTGTACTTACTGGCGGTGGAAGCCAGCTTAAACACCTCAAGCAATTAGTAGAATATATCACAGGAATGGATACTCGTATAGGATATCCAAATGAACACCTTGCTGGTGACAGTGATAGTGATACTACAAGTCCATTGTATGCAACAGCTGTAGGACTTGTGATGAACAGTTTAGAACATAGGAATTACAAGAGTAATTCCGAAGAAGAAGTAATCGCTCAAGAAGAAGATGCTTTTACAGATACAATAAATGAAGTTCCAGAAACAGACGTAGAAGGTCGGACAGAGGAAAAAGAAATGCCAAGAAAAAGCATATTTGACCGCTGGGCAGATAAGTTCAAGGACTTTTTAGACAATGCAGAGTAA
- a CDS encoding GatB/YqeY domain-containing protein gives MSLSTKVMTAMKEAMKAKDQNALTSLRAIKSAILLAQTESGSKEELTQEKELAILQKLVKQRKDSAAIFSEQGRTDLAEPEIEQATVIAQFLPAQLSDEEIAVVVDEVIETTGASGMKDMGKVMGQVNSKLAGKADGKTISTIVKARLT, from the coding sequence ATGAGTTTATCTACAAAGGTTATGACTGCGATGAAAGAGGCAATGAAGGCAAAAGATCAAAATGCCTTAACGTCTTTGAGGGCTATAAAATCAGCGATTTTACTTGCTCAGACTGAAAGTGGCTCAAAAGAAGAACTCACACAGGAAAAAGAATTAGCAATACTACAAAAGCTTGTAAAGCAACGTAAAGATAGCGCAGCTATTTTTTCTGAACAAGGTCGTACAGATCTTGCTGAACCTGAAATTGAACAAGCAACCGTCATCGCTCAATTTTTACCTGCACAATTAAGTGATGAAGAGATAGCTGTTGTTGTAGATGAGGTTATTGAAACTACTGGAGCTTCTGGAATGAAAGATATGGGGAAAGTGATGGGTCAAGTAAACAGCAAGCTTGCAGGCAAGGCAGATGGAAAAACAATTAGTACTATAGTAAAGGCGAGACTAACTTAA